From the Verrucomicrobiota bacterium genome, the window GGCGGCACGCAGACCAAGAGAAAACCAAGATTTTCAGCAAGAATTATCCGTTCCCCGATACGGGAAGAAACTCGCTTGCTTTCGTTGTGAGCCTCCCGCCAAGTTGACGACATGCAATTTTCCCGCTTCGCAATTCGGATGACGGTATGCCTCGCCAGTCTTTGCTGGCTGACCAGCGCCGGCGTCCTCGCGGCGGCGGACGAACCACGCCCGCTCTTCGTGGAAGGCTACGCGGGTCGGGTCAGCTATGCTCCGGGCGAGGATCTCACCCTGCATGTGTCCACCAGCGCGGCGGCTTTCTCCGTCGAGATCGTGCGGCTCGGGGCGAAAGCCGAATCGGTTTGGTCATCCGCCTCGGTCGCGGGCCGCGAACATCCCGTGCCGGAGGATGCCTCGTCGCGCGGTTGCCACTGGCCGGCGGCGGTCACGCTGAAAATTCCCGCCGCGTGGCGCAGCGGTTACTACCAGGTGTCGTTGCGGGCGCGCGACGGTGGCGGGAAGTTCATTCAGCGCAACTCACGCACGGCGGAGGGTGGCTGTTACTTCGTCCTCCGGTCCGCCAACCCGGGCCAGGCTTCGAACATTCTGCTGCAGTTATCCACCCACACCTACAACGCCTACAACAACTGGGGTGGCTTCAGCCTCTATGCCTACCATGGTCGAGGCGGCAACCAGGGGCATCGCGTTTCCTACGAACGCCCGCCGGCGAGCCTGTTCAGCAATTGGGAGCAGCCGTTCGTCGAATGGGCGGAGCGCAATGGCTTCATTTTCGATTATGCGGCGAACGGCGATCTGGAGGCGCATCCGGAAATCCTGAAATCCTATCGCCTCGTGCTCAGTGTCGGGCATGATGAGTACTGGTCGGCGCCCATGCGGGACAATCTGGAACAGTTCATCGCCGACGGCGGCAACGTGGCGTTCTTCAGCGGCAACACCTGTTGCTGGCAGGTGCGCACCGAGGACGATGGTCAGGCCCTCACATGCTGGAAGCAAAATTATTTGTGGGATCCGATTTACGGGGCGCGCGACAGCCAGGCCACGCTCTCCACCCTATGGAGCCATCACCTGGTCAAGCGGCCCGAGAATCAACTCACGGGGGTCGGTTTTCTCTGGGGCGGTTATCACAAGAGTCACGGTCAACTCATGGATGGCAGCGGCGCTTACACCGTCCACCGACCGGACCACTGGCTTTTCGCGGGCACCGGACTGAAACGCGGTGATGCCTTCGGCGGCAAGGACACGATTGTCGGCTACGAGTGCGATGGTTGCGAACTGGAGTGGAAAGATGGCCTGCCTGCCCCCACCTATCGCGACGGCACCCCGAGCACGTTCACCGTGTTGGGCACCGCGCCCGCCCAATGGCATCCCGATGACTGCCAGTGGTACGAGCAATGGGAGAATGGCCGCAAAGGCAACGCCGTGCTGGGCGTTTACACGCGGGGTGGCACGGTGTTTACCTGCGGCAGCACCGATTGGGCCCACGGCCTGCGCGGCGGCGATGTCATCGTGGATCGCATCACCCGCAACGTGCTGGAGAAATTGGGGAGATGAACGTACGACCACCCCGGCGATGTTGGGGCCCTGCCTTCGTGGCGGCGCTGATGCTCGGCAGCCGGGCCGTGGCGCAACCCGTCACGCCTGACACCTTGCTGCACGATTTCGACCATGACGGCACCAAGGAAAAGCTGATCAGTCGGGCGGGGGTGTCCGAAATCCAGCAATTGGATGCGACGCGGAAGACGTGGGTTAAAGCCGATTACACCCTGCCCGAAAGCGTCGGGTTGGTGGACGCCGCCGGCAAAGACGCCGGGCTGCGGTTCGTGGATCTGAACGGCGACGGCTTCGATGACCTGCTGTTCTCGAACCCGGAGCGCTTCGCTATTTACCTGTGGTCAAAGGAGGTGCGCCTTGACCTCGGCTGGACGCGCGGGTGGTCGCAGTTCGTCCGGGCCGGCCCGAGAACCGGTGCCGCCAACGAGCCGCCTTCGGTCGTCGGCGCGGAGGTGCGCATCGAAAATGGCCAGTTGACCATCACGCGACCGGCCGGCGACGGGAAGCCCGTCACCGTCGAGCGGCGGTCGGCGAAGGCACTGATCGCCTTCGACATGCCACCCCCGAAATCGCCGGCGGAAGCGCTGGCCAGTTTCCGTGTCCGCCCGGGGTTTCGCGTCGAGCTGGTCGCCGCGGAGCCACTGGTGATGGATCCCATCGCGTTTGAATGGGGCGCGGATGGTCGGCTCTGGGTGGTGGAGATGCGCGACTATCCGCTGGGCCTCGATGGCCAGGGGAAGCCCGGCGGCGTGGTGAAGGTGTTAACCGACACGGATGGCGATGGTCGTTACGACAAGGAGACGACATTTCTCGAAGGAGTGGCCTTCCCATCCAGCGTGATGCCGTGGCGCAAGGGCGCGCTCATCGCGGCGGCACCAGATTTATTTTACGCGGAGGACACCGACGGCGACGGCCGGGCGGACGTGCGCAAGGTGTTGTTCACCGGATTCGTGGAGGGCAATCAACAGCACCGGCTCAATGGTTTCGAGTGGGGGCTCGACGGCTGGATCTACGCCGCAAACGGTGACAGCGGCGGCAAAGTGAAATCACTCGCCACCGGAAAAACCATTTCCATCAGCGGCCGGGACATCCGTTTCCGACCGGACACCGGTGAGATCGAGACGGTGTCCGCGCAAACGCAGTTTGCCCGGCGGCGTGACGATTGGGGCAACTGGTTTGGGAACAACAATCCCACCTGGCTCTGGCACGTCACCTTGCCCGAACATTATCTCCGGCGTAATCCCCAGCTGGCCGTGAAGCGCGTGCTGCATGTGCTGGCCAACTACGAAGATTCCACCCGCGTTTTCCCCGCCAGTGCGGCGATGGTACGCCCGAATCAGCCATGGTCGCTCAATCATGTCACGAGCGGGTGCAGCCCGTGTCCCTACCGCGACGAGCTGTTCGGCCCGGAGTTTGCCACCACCGTCTTCGCCAGTGAGCCGGTGCACAATGTCGTTCACCGCGAAGTCCTGGTGCGGGACGGCGCCGGTTTCACCAGCCATCGCGCCGCGGGCGAGGAACAAAGTGAATTCCTGGCGAGCACGGACAACTGGTTCCGGCCGATCATGACCAAGACCGGACCGGACGGCGCGCTCTACGTCGCCGACATGTATCGGTTTGTCCTCGAACACCCGGAGTGGATCTCACCGGAGATGCAAGCGCGGCTGGATCTGCGGGCGGGCGAAGACAAGGGACGCATTTACCGGGTGGTGCCCGAGGGTAAGCCGCGGCGGACCATCCCTAATCTGGCCGCCAAAAACACACACGATCTCGTCGCGGCGATGGACAGCGTGAACGGCTGGCAGCGCGACACCGCGATGCGCCTGCTCTTCGAGCGGGCCGACGCAGCGGCGAACGAGCCCCTCCGCGAGTTGCTGACTCTCACCCACGCGCCACAGGTTCGCCTGCAGGCCCTCGCCACCCTCGGCCTGCTCGGCGCGCTGACTCCGGAAATCGTGGTGGCCGCCCTCGCTGACCCGCATTTTGCCGTTCGCTGCGAGGCGCTCCGGCAAAGCGAATCTCAGGCCGGAAAAAGTGAGGCGTTGTTTCCCGCCGTTGCCGCCCTCGCGACCGA encodes:
- a CDS encoding c-type cytochrome translates to MNVRPPRRCWGPAFVAALMLGSRAVAQPVTPDTLLHDFDHDGTKEKLISRAGVSEIQQLDATRKTWVKADYTLPESVGLVDAAGKDAGLRFVDLNGDGFDDLLFSNPERFAIYLWSKEVRLDLGWTRGWSQFVRAGPRTGAANEPPSVVGAEVRIENGQLTITRPAGDGKPVTVERRSAKALIAFDMPPPKSPAEALASFRVRPGFRVELVAAEPLVMDPIAFEWGADGRLWVVEMRDYPLGLDGQGKPGGVVKVLTDTDGDGRYDKETTFLEGVAFPSSVMPWRKGALIAAAPDLFYAEDTDGDGRADVRKVLFTGFVEGNQQHRLNGFEWGLDGWIYAANGDSGGKVKSLATGKTISISGRDIRFRPDTGEIETVSAQTQFARRRDDWGNWFGNNNPTWLWHVTLPEHYLRRNPQLAVKRVLHVLANYEDSTRVFPASAAMVRPNQPWSLNHVTSGCSPCPYRDELFGPEFATTVFASEPVHNVVHREVLVRDGAGFTSHRAAGEEQSEFLASTDNWFRPIMTKTGPDGALYVADMYRFVLEHPEWISPEMQARLDLRAGEDKGRIYRVVPEGKPRRTIPNLAAKNTHDLVAAMDSVNGWQRDTAMRLLFERADAAANEPLRELLTLTHAPQVRLQALATLGLLGALTPEIVVAALADPHFAVRCEALRQSESQAGKSEALFPAVAALATDSDAAVRLQAAFSLGAWPPEKSEPILRQLAARDDADELLRIAIMSSLRPDSALFAQMKAAAPIPKPAATSVALTPSSSDRAQVIAGYAGVGNLTGDAQRGQRQFQTLCVPCHRLRGEGNEVGADLGMVGNKPVDWLVTAILDPNQAVEARYRAWRITLKSGDVLDGIISAETANNLVLRLAGGVEHPVLRGEIAAMSPSQQSLMPTGFESALKPQDMADLLRWLRSP